A region from the Sulfurivermis fontis genome encodes:
- a CDS encoding type II toxin-antitoxin system ParD family antitoxin: MHISLTPELESRVKAKVESGLYNNASEVIREALRFMETHEDWIHEIKLTRLREQLKVGVDQLDRGEGIAVESKSALDTLFDDIMS; encoded by the coding sequence ATGCATATATCACTCACTCCCGAACTGGAATCTCGCGTTAAAGCCAAAGTGGAATCCGGCCTGTACAACAATGCCAGCGAAGTCATCCGTGAAGCGCTTCGTTTTATGGAAACCCATGAAGACTGGATTCACGAGATCAAACTGACTCGACTTCGTGAGCAACTGAAAGTCGGAGTAGACCAACTAGACCGTGGAGAAGGTATCGCAGTCGAATCAAAATCGGCGCTCGACACCTTGTTTGACGATATCATGAGCTGA
- a CDS encoding type II toxin-antitoxin system RelE/ParE family toxin: protein MAPHQLVIAPTAINDLKDIYQYGLRQWGQAQSESYLSTIKNQFWLLTQHPLMGTERPELLPGARSLPIENHTLFYRVIANKVEIIRVLHGRQDPQRHLK, encoded by the coding sequence ATGGCGCCCCATCAGCTCGTCATTGCGCCTACCGCAATAAATGACCTCAAAGACATTTACCAATACGGCCTGCGACAGTGGGGACAAGCACAATCCGAAAGCTACCTATCCACTATAAAGAACCAATTCTGGTTGCTGACCCAGCATCCGCTTATGGGTACCGAGCGCCCAGAGCTCCTGCCAGGCGCCAGAAGTCTTCCTATAGAAAACCATACCTTATTCTATCGTGTGATTGCCAATAAGGTTGAAATCATCCGTGTACTGCATGGCCGCCAGGATCCACAACGCCATCTGAAATAG
- the guaA gene encoding glutamine-hydrolyzing GMP synthase, with protein sequence MSINIHADRILILDFGSQYTQLIARRVREAGVYCELHSCDMAEADIRAFDPRGIILSGGPETVTVEGTPRAPQVVFELGVPVLGICYGMQTMAQQLGGAVAAAAHHEYGYAQVRARGHTRLLKEIEDHTSAEGYGLLDVWMSHGDQVTTLPPGFVLMASTDSCPIAGMADEARAFYGLQFHPEVTHTRQGMRIISRFVHDICGCASLWTPDQIIDDAIRTVRETVGSDEVLLGLSGGVDSSVVAALLHKAIGNQLTCVFVDNGMLRYREGDQVMATFAEHMGVRVIRVDAEQRFLSALAGVTDPEKKRKIIGNLFVEVFEEEAAKLQNAKWLAQGTIYPDVIESAGAKSGKAHLIKSHHNVGGLPEHMQLKLLEPLRELFKDEVRKIGVELGLPYEMVYRHPFPGPGLGVRILGEVKKEYADILRLADHIFIEELRKADLYDKTSQAFAVFLPVKSVGVTGDGRRYEYVVALRAVETIDFMTARWAHLPYDFLETVSRRIINEVKGIARVVYDISSKPPATIEWE encoded by the coding sequence ATGTCCATCAATATTCACGCCGACCGCATTTTGATCCTCGATTTCGGATCCCAGTACACCCAGCTCATCGCCCGCCGTGTGCGCGAGGCAGGGGTGTATTGCGAGCTTCATTCCTGCGACATGGCCGAGGCGGACATCCGCGCCTTCGATCCGCGGGGCATCATTCTGTCCGGTGGGCCGGAGACCGTGACGGTGGAGGGTACGCCGCGTGCACCGCAGGTGGTATTCGAGCTGGGCGTTCCCGTCCTGGGCATATGCTACGGCATGCAGACTATGGCGCAGCAGCTCGGCGGCGCGGTGGCGGCGGCGGCTCACCATGAATACGGTTATGCCCAGGTACGCGCCCGCGGCCATACCCGTCTGCTGAAGGAAATCGAGGACCATACCAGTGCGGAAGGCTACGGCCTGCTCGACGTGTGGATGAGCCACGGTGATCAGGTAACCACTCTGCCGCCCGGTTTCGTGCTGATGGCCAGCACCGACTCCTGCCCCATCGCCGGCATGGCCGACGAGGCGCGTGCCTTTTATGGCCTGCAGTTCCATCCCGAAGTGACCCATACCCGCCAGGGCATGCGCATCATCAGCCGCTTTGTCCACGATATTTGCGGTTGCGCCTCTCTGTGGACACCGGACCAGATCATCGACGACGCCATCCGTACCGTGCGCGAAACGGTGGGAAGTGACGAGGTGCTGCTGGGCCTGTCCGGCGGCGTCGATTCCTCGGTGGTGGCGGCGTTGTTGCACAAAGCCATTGGCAACCAGCTTACCTGCGTGTTCGTCGACAACGGAATGCTGCGCTACCGCGAGGGCGACCAGGTGATGGCGACCTTCGCCGAGCACATGGGGGTACGTGTGATCCGCGTCGATGCCGAGCAGCGCTTCCTGTCCGCCCTGGCTGGCGTCACCGATCCGGAAAAGAAACGCAAGATCATCGGCAACCTGTTCGTCGAGGTTTTCGAGGAAGAGGCGGCCAAGCTGCAGAATGCCAAATGGCTGGCCCAGGGCACCATCTATCCCGATGTCATCGAGTCGGCCGGCGCCAAGAGCGGCAAGGCCCACCTGATAAAGTCGCACCATAACGTCGGCGGTCTGCCGGAACACATGCAGCTAAAGTTGCTGGAGCCGTTGCGCGAGTTGTTCAAGGACGAGGTGCGCAAGATCGGTGTCGAGCTGGGTCTGCCCTATGAAATGGTCTATCGCCATCCCTTCCCCGGTCCGGGGCTCGGCGTGCGTATTCTTGGCGAGGTGAAAAAGGAATATGCCGACATTTTGCGTCTCGCCGATCACATATTCATCGAGGAGCTGCGCAAGGCCGATCTGTACGACAAGACCTCGCAGGCCTTCGCCGTATTCCTTCCGGTCAAGTCGGTAGGTGTCACCGGCGATGGTCGTCGCTACGAATATGTGGTGGCACTGCGCGCGGTGGAGACCATCGACTTCATGACCGCGCGCTGGGCACATCTGCCCTATGATTTTCTGGAAACTGTGTCGCGCCGTATCATCAATGAGGTAAAGGGCATTGCCCGCGTGGTGTACGACATTTCCAGTAAGCCGCCCGCCACTATCGAGTGGGAGTGA
- a CDS encoding DUF1631 family protein produces MTSAANKRAYPRYPVRLDAVAISTQGVRLDCVVEDFCQGGLFITFYPQVAHATHWRVGDYIEVHLAQASGSAGQGYVIQGQVARVIDIGVGISFAGLDGAAFQYLMSQAQRTAVPVSTGGRPDVRYAGVIAECRNKARAFIDHLVENFTAEGVDNLNKSDELTKRNWRGVVEAQQKLRDSRGRLLNCYTTAIMDEFDNHGRPLKQQGAQTDTSELSLVADEVFQNWLTVTTIATKLESHNDEVMFELEQRLGLILNRPLDHQSNPVGAAMLAQRFLECFDAVGLEETMKPLVFKAFEDFMLGRYGTFLGQLNNYLKEQGVLPALKKDFRVVKQRGAAPSRAVPPGQPGAETPNTSDDAGSGVAPDTGYAAALGGAYAEPGMGAVPGMQVGVPAGAAATQQAGAVPGSAAMAPPGAPAGAAPPVQGSGYAPAEAGAGVADGVSGGYMPVPSPYAAANELLQLERTAQQSQPSRRHQAGAAAAAAGEAGVARGPVAHFSVQELNNGLASLQQQGLSIRHLRQQGTTLASRLSQILTEQAGGDSSKQLPLETQDKLEVTESLLSSIQTDPITDDHLKDWFESVELPFIKMALNNEHVLQDRSHPVHHLFNTLDQLFQMLPANKVEVRRQMVAKVEQALRSLSDESGGDPKVLDEAVDSLNKLYGEQSEEYRRRVDEVIAKCKAEPNHRQMTLEMLEDIDRLFDMADGRLIPKVVLELLDAGWKNLLWRHCQHGGMNSEGYQAARATMEQLLMRLQGKTYKGLKADWPNHKLVEEVSKVLEKLSKGDARSLLLVSELISTLEQAKIDPTKVARIKKGSIAQLMLQSWEQEKQALKPVELSKVEWARWLKRAESLADGELVSYKSDKEELQQQKLVWSDRKWGRFVFVDREGNKGLDVRPEEMAAYMSRGQMLILEGWDRPLMDRATYTMLQSIHDRLIEQTNHDALTSLMNRRGFESALDDLLLRAKKEGSNNILCYFDLDRFNVINVTCGHEAGDELLSNLADLLRRKLGSTPVIARLGGDEFGVLLENCDREQGMRRAEEIRRAINDYHFRCENKEFVVDASFGIAAIDPARDSVRTLLAAVDSACFAAKEAGRGRIQFYDPQSEVIIKRQGVMEWVGRINKLFDAGLIQLKCQKIASLKFAHEHPRYEILLHVHNEQGELVSLDQFVLSAEIYNRIGDIDRWVVDKVFAWLRANRGKLNTINSISVNLSGHSIDDDAFMEELVQRLENAEVPSHQVCFEITETAAISNLERAVYYMRRLRQTGCQLALDDFGSGHASYSYLKSMPVDYLKIDGQFIRNISTNVFDYSVVKSIHEMAHALGKRTIAEYIESEIALDKLRKIGVDFGQGYIIEKPIPLDELVLGARK; encoded by the coding sequence ATGACGTCAGCTGCCAACAAGCGTGCCTACCCCCGTTATCCGGTCAGGCTGGATGCCGTCGCCATTTCTACCCAGGGTGTCCGGCTGGACTGCGTGGTGGAGGATTTCTGCCAAGGCGGCCTCTTCATCACTTTCTACCCGCAGGTGGCCCACGCGACCCACTGGCGTGTTGGCGATTACATCGAGGTGCATCTTGCCCAGGCATCGGGCAGCGCCGGCCAAGGTTATGTGATACAGGGGCAGGTGGCGCGGGTTATCGATATCGGAGTGGGGATCAGCTTCGCCGGCCTTGATGGAGCTGCTTTCCAGTATCTGATGAGTCAAGCCCAGCGCACGGCGGTACCTGTCTCCACTGGGGGGCGACCGGATGTTCGTTACGCCGGGGTGATTGCCGAATGCCGCAACAAGGCCCGTGCCTTCATTGACCACCTGGTGGAAAACTTCACTGCCGAAGGTGTCGACAATCTCAACAAGTCCGACGAATTGACCAAGAGGAACTGGCGTGGCGTCGTCGAGGCACAGCAGAAGCTGCGCGATAGTCGTGGCAGGCTGCTGAACTGTTACACCACGGCGATCATGGATGAGTTCGACAATCATGGTCGCCCGCTCAAGCAACAGGGGGCGCAGACAGACACATCCGAATTGTCGCTCGTGGCCGATGAGGTGTTCCAGAACTGGCTGACCGTGACGACCATCGCTACCAAACTCGAATCCCACAACGATGAGGTGATGTTCGAACTGGAGCAGCGTCTGGGGCTGATCCTGAACCGGCCGCTGGACCACCAGAGCAATCCCGTCGGCGCTGCCATGCTGGCACAGCGCTTTCTGGAGTGTTTCGATGCGGTAGGTCTGGAAGAGACGATGAAACCGCTGGTCTTCAAGGCCTTCGAGGATTTCATGCTTGGCCGCTATGGCACATTCCTGGGGCAGCTCAACAATTACCTCAAGGAGCAGGGTGTGCTTCCCGCTCTGAAAAAGGACTTCCGCGTGGTCAAGCAGCGGGGGGCGGCTCCGTCCCGCGCTGTTCCGCCGGGCCAGCCCGGTGCCGAGACACCGAATACCTCCGATGATGCCGGCAGTGGTGTCGCGCCCGATACCGGCTATGCAGCAGCACTCGGCGGAGCGTACGCGGAGCCCGGGATGGGGGCGGTACCGGGTATGCAAGTGGGTGTACCGGCCGGAGCCGCTGCTACGCAACAGGCCGGCGCTGTGCCAGGTAGTGCTGCGATGGCGCCACCGGGCGCGCCGGCCGGTGCTGCCCCACCGGTCCAGGGCAGCGGCTACGCGCCGGCGGAGGCGGGTGCCGGTGTTGCCGATGGCGTGAGCGGTGGCTATATGCCGGTACCGTCACCCTATGCCGCGGCCAATGAGTTGCTGCAGCTTGAACGTACGGCGCAGCAGTCTCAGCCCTCCCGTCGCCATCAGGCCGGTGCTGCGGCGGCCGCTGCGGGAGAGGCCGGTGTTGCCCGTGGCCCGGTGGCGCATTTTTCTGTGCAGGAATTGAACAACGGCTTGGCAAGCCTGCAGCAACAGGGACTCAGCATCCGCCATCTGCGCCAGCAGGGCACCACGCTGGCCTCGCGCCTGTCGCAGATACTGACGGAGCAGGCCGGTGGTGACAGCTCCAAACAGCTGCCGCTGGAGACGCAAGACAAGCTGGAGGTGACGGAGAGCCTGCTGTCATCCATCCAGACCGACCCGATTACCGACGACCACCTGAAGGACTGGTTCGAGAGCGTCGAGCTGCCGTTCATCAAGATGGCGCTCAACAACGAGCATGTGCTGCAGGACCGTTCCCATCCGGTGCATCATCTGTTCAACACCCTGGATCAACTGTTCCAGATGTTGCCGGCGAACAAGGTGGAGGTGCGCCGGCAAATGGTTGCCAAGGTGGAGCAGGCACTGCGGAGCCTGAGCGATGAGTCCGGCGGCGATCCCAAGGTGCTGGATGAGGCAGTCGATTCGCTCAACAAGTTGTATGGCGAGCAGTCGGAGGAATACCGGCGTCGGGTCGACGAGGTTATCGCCAAATGCAAGGCTGAGCCCAATCATCGGCAGATGACGCTGGAGATGCTGGAGGATATCGATCGCCTGTTCGATATGGCGGACGGACGCCTGATACCCAAGGTGGTGCTGGAACTGTTGGATGCCGGCTGGAAGAATCTGCTGTGGCGTCATTGCCAGCATGGTGGTATGAACAGCGAGGGTTACCAAGCCGCGCGCGCCACCATGGAACAGTTGCTGATGCGCTTGCAGGGTAAGACGTACAAGGGACTCAAGGCGGACTGGCCTAATCACAAACTGGTGGAAGAAGTCAGCAAGGTGCTGGAAAAGCTCAGTAAGGGCGATGCCCGATCATTGCTGCTGGTGTCCGAGCTGATTTCGACCTTAGAGCAAGCCAAAATCGATCCCACCAAGGTGGCACGCATCAAGAAAGGCTCCATTGCCCAGTTGATGCTGCAGTCCTGGGAGCAGGAGAAGCAGGCTCTCAAACCGGTGGAACTGTCCAAGGTGGAGTGGGCACGCTGGCTCAAGCGTGCGGAATCCCTGGCTGATGGCGAGTTGGTGTCCTACAAGAGCGATAAGGAGGAGTTGCAGCAGCAGAAGCTGGTGTGGTCTGACCGCAAGTGGGGCCGTTTTGTCTTTGTGGACCGTGAAGGCAACAAGGGTCTGGACGTGCGACCGGAGGAGATGGCAGCGTACATGTCGCGTGGTCAGATGCTGATCCTTGAAGGCTGGGATCGACCGCTCATGGATCGCGCCACCTACACGATGCTGCAGTCGATTCACGATCGCCTTATCGAGCAGACCAATCACGATGCGCTGACCAGTCTGATGAACCGGCGCGGTTTCGAAAGCGCGCTTGACGATCTGTTGTTACGCGCCAAAAAGGAAGGCAGCAACAATATTTTGTGCTATTTCGATCTCGATCGATTCAATGTCATCAACGTTACCTGCGGTCATGAAGCGGGCGATGAATTGCTCAGCAACCTGGCGGACTTGTTGCGCCGCAAACTGGGCAGCACGCCGGTGATTGCCCGTCTGGGCGGTGACGAATTCGGCGTGTTGCTGGAGAACTGCGATCGTGAGCAAGGCATGCGACGGGCAGAGGAAATCCGCCGCGCCATTAACGACTACCATTTCCGCTGCGAGAACAAGGAATTCGTAGTGGATGCCAGTTTCGGTATCGCGGCCATCGACCCGGCGCGCGATTCGGTACGGACCCTGCTGGCGGCTGTCGATTCGGCCTGTTTCGCCGCGAAGGAGGCTGGCCGTGGTCGCATCCAGTTCTATGATCCGCAGAGCGAGGTCATTATCAAGCGGCAGGGTGTGATGGAATGGGTCGGGCGTATCAACAAGTTGTTCGATGCCGGCCTGATTCAGCTCAAATGCCAGAAGATCGCCTCGCTCAAATTTGCCCATGAACACCCGCGCTATGAGATACTACTGCATGTGCACAATGAGCAAGGTGAGCTGGTTTCCCTGGATCAGTTCGTCCTTTCGGCAGAGATCTACAATCGCATCGGCGATATCGACCGTTGGGTGGTAGACAAGGTTTTTGCGTGGTTGCGCGCCAACCGCGGCAAACTCAATACCATCAATTCCATTTCGGTGAATCTGTCCGGTCACTCCATCGACGACGATGCATTCATGGAGGAATTGGTGCAGCGTCTGGAAAATGCCGAGGTGCCAAGTCATCAAGTTTGCTTCGAAATCACCGAGACTGCTGCGATCAGCAATCTGGAACGTGCTGTTTACTACATGCGCCGCCTGCGCCAGACCGGCTGTCAGTTGGCGCTGGACGATTTCGGTTCGGGACATGCCTCGTATTCCTACCTGAAATCGATGCCGGTGGACTACCTGAAGATCGATGGGCAATTCATCCGCAACATCAGCACCAACGTTTTCGACTATTCGGTGGTGAAGTCCATCCATGAGATGGCCCATGCCTTGGGTAAGCGCACCATCGCCGAGTACATCGAGAGTGAGATCGCCCTCGACAAGCTGCGCAAGATCGGCGTGGACTTTGGTCAGGGCTATATCATCGAGAAGCCAATACCGCTGGACGAACTGGTCCTGGGCGCCAGAAAGTAA
- the cmoA gene encoding carboxy-S-adenosyl-L-methionine synthase CmoA: MTSSSRKDTLYASPQYPLADFAFDERVAGVFPDMIRRSVPAYGSVTGLLGLVAGEYAQPHSRLYDLGCSLGAATLAMRRRITQPGCRIIAIDNSPAMVEGCRENIAADNAPTPVDVVCADIRDCALEGASVVTMNFTLQFVTPEERLPLLRRIRAGLLPGGVLLLAEKLRFTDTAEQATLEGLHFAFKRANGYSELEISQKRAALERVLLPDTLEAHRARLQAAGFSQIIPWFQAFNFAALLAIR; the protein is encoded by the coding sequence ATGACCAGTTCATCCCGCAAGGACACCCTCTACGCCAGTCCGCAGTATCCGCTGGCGGACTTCGCCTTCGACGAACGGGTGGCCGGCGTATTTCCTGACATGATCCGGCGCTCGGTGCCAGCCTACGGCAGCGTGACCGGATTGCTGGGACTGGTGGCCGGCGAGTATGCGCAACCCCACAGCCGGTTGTACGACTTGGGCTGTTCCCTCGGTGCCGCCACCCTGGCCATGCGACGCCGCATCACCCAGCCCGGCTGCCGCATCATTGCCATCGACAACTCCCCCGCCATGGTGGAAGGATGTCGGGAGAACATCGCGGCCGACAATGCCCCGACCCCTGTGGATGTCGTCTGCGCCGACATCCGTGACTGCGCGCTCGAGGGCGCCTCAGTCGTCACCATGAATTTTACCCTGCAATTCGTCACACCGGAGGAACGCCTGCCGTTGCTGCGCCGTATCCGCGCCGGCCTGTTACCCGGCGGCGTGCTGCTGCTGGCGGAAAAACTGCGCTTCACCGACACGGCCGAACAGGCCACGCTCGAAGGGCTGCATTTCGCCTTCAAGCGCGCCAACGGTTATTCAGAGCTGGAGATCAGCCAGAAACGCGCCGCGCTGGAACGGGTACTGCTGCCGGACACCCTGGAGGCGCACCGGGCCCGGCTGCAGGCAGCCGGATTCAGCCAGATCATACCCTGGTTCCAGGCCTTCAACTTCGCCGCTCTCCTCGCCATCCGATGA
- the guaB gene encoding IMP dehydrogenase, with translation MRIVQEALTFDDVLLVPAHSTVLPKEVDLKTRLTRGITLNLPLVSAAMDTVTEARLAIAMAQEGGIGIIHKNMTVEQQATEVRKVKKFESGVIKDPITVAPTASIREVLELTRAYGISGVPVVDASGLVGIVTHRDLRFETRYDAPVSAIMTPKAKLVTVKEGADKEEIKRLLHEHRIEKVLVVDDAFRLKGMVTVKDIQKATDKPNACKDELGRLRVGAAVGVGAGTDERIAALVEAGVDVIVVDTAHGHSQGVLDRVRWAKNNFPDLQVIGGNIATAAAALALVDAGADGVKVGIGPGSICTTRIVAGVGVPQITAVANVAEALKGTDVPLIADGGIRYSGDLAKAIVAGAYSVMLGGMFAGTEEAPGEVELFQGRSYKSYRGMGSLGAMASSQGSSDRYFQEGNEADKLVPEGIEGRVPFKGPLQPVIHQLMGGLRSSMGYTGCKTIDEMRTKPEFVRITGAGIRESHVHDVQITKEAPNYRV, from the coding sequence ATGCGCATTGTTCAGGAAGCCCTTACCTTCGACGACGTATTGCTGGTTCCGGCCCATTCCACCGTCCTGCCCAAGGAAGTGGATCTCAAGACCCGCCTGACCCGCGGCATCACCCTGAACCTGCCGCTGGTTTCTGCGGCCATGGACACCGTCACCGAGGCCCGCCTCGCCATTGCCATGGCGCAGGAAGGCGGCATCGGCATCATCCACAAGAACATGACCGTCGAGCAGCAGGCCACCGAGGTGCGCAAGGTCAAGAAGTTCGAGAGCGGTGTGATCAAGGATCCCATCACCGTCGCTCCCACCGCCAGTATCCGTGAGGTGCTGGAACTGACCCGCGCCTATGGCATCTCCGGTGTTCCCGTGGTGGATGCCAGCGGTCTGGTGGGCATCGTCACCCATCGCGATCTGCGTTTCGAGACCCGTTACGATGCCCCGGTTTCCGCCATCATGACCCCCAAGGCCAAGCTGGTGACCGTCAAGGAAGGCGCCGACAAGGAAGAGATCAAGCGCCTGTTGCACGAGCATCGCATCGAGAAGGTGCTGGTGGTGGACGACGCCTTCCGTCTCAAGGGCATGGTTACCGTCAAGGACATCCAGAAGGCCACCGACAAGCCCAATGCCTGCAAGGACGAGCTGGGTCGCCTGCGCGTGGGCGCCGCCGTCGGCGTGGGCGCCGGCACCGATGAGCGTATCGCCGCCCTGGTCGAGGCCGGTGTGGACGTGATTGTTGTCGATACCGCCCATGGCCACTCCCAGGGTGTGCTGGACCGTGTACGCTGGGCCAAGAACAACTTCCCCGACCTGCAGGTCATTGGCGGCAACATCGCCACCGCTGCCGCTGCACTGGCCCTGGTCGACGCCGGCGCCGACGGCGTCAAGGTCGGCATTGGCCCCGGCTCCATCTGCACCACCCGTATCGTCGCCGGCGTCGGGGTGCCGCAGATCACCGCCGTGGCCAATGTGGCCGAGGCGCTGAAGGGCACGGATGTGCCGCTCATCGCCGACGGCGGTATCCGCTATTCCGGCGACTTGGCCAAGGCCATCGTGGCGGGCGCCTACTCGGTGATGCTGGGCGGCATGTTCGCCGGCACCGAGGAGGCGCCGGGTGAGGTCGAGCTGTTCCAGGGCCGCTCCTACAAATCTTATCGCGGCATGGGCTCGCTGGGCGCCATGGCATCCTCGCAGGGTTCGTCGGATCGCTACTTCCAGGAAGGCAACGAGGCCGACAAGCTGGTGCCGGAAGGCATCGAGGGCCGTGTGCCGTTCAAGGGGCCGCTGCAGCCGGTGATTCACCAGCTGATGGGTGGTCTGCGCTCCTCCATGGGCTACACCGGCTGCAAGACCATCGACGAGATGCGTACCAAGCCGGAATTCGTGCGCATCACCGGTGCCGGCATCCGCGAGAGCCATGTACACGACGTGCAGATCACCAAGGAAGCGCCCAACTACCGCGTCTGA
- a CDS encoding SoxXA-binding protein — protein sequence MMRKTILALAATTLLGAGCATPTVSKPADAESAAAAIAAAEASRAAAAAVGYEWRDTAQMIADAKKAAEEKDFDKAVKLAGQAEQQGRAAVAQHKQQMEAVKAY from the coding sequence ATGATGCGCAAGACTATCCTGGCCCTGGCCGCCACCACCCTGCTCGGCGCCGGTTGCGCCACACCGACGGTGAGCAAGCCCGCCGATGCCGAGTCGGCCGCCGCCGCCATCGCAGCGGCCGAAGCCAGCCGCGCCGCGGCCGCCGCGGTCGGATACGAGTGGCGCGACACCGCCCAGATGATCGCCGATGCCAAAAAGGCGGCGGAAGAGAAGGATTTCGACAAGGCCGTGAAACTGGCCGGGCAGGCTGAACAGCAAGGCCGGGCCGCTGTTGCCCAGCACAAGCAGCAGATGGAAGCGGTCAAGGCATACTGA
- a CDS encoding TIGR03862 family flavoprotein, with protein MSEAPTTNVAVIGGGPAGLMAAEVLAAAGVQVDVYDAMPSVGRKFLMAGKGGMNITHSESLERFIDRYGARREYLAPLLARFGPDALRAWIHDLGIATFVGSSGRVFPADMKAAPLLRAWLHRLRSAGVRFHVRHRWLGWDAAGALRFASPSGEVVGRPAATVLALGGGSWARLGSDGAWVPLLQGRGIAVAPLRPSNCGFEVAWSEHLRTRHAGQPVKPVVVSFAGERRQGELMVTEYGVEGGVVYALSAPLREAIAAEGRAVPLLDLVPGREQARLAADLARPRGRDSLAKHLRRHAGIDGVKAGLLRELVPVEVLRDPARLAAALKALPLPLRATRPLDEAISSAGGVRFEALDEHLMLRGLPGVFCAGEMLDWEAPTGGYLLTACFASGRAAGEGVRDWLVRRRGKGRPALASARGISMP; from the coding sequence ATGTCTGAAGCTCCCACCACGAACGTTGCCGTCATCGGCGGCGGCCCTGCCGGCCTGATGGCGGCTGAGGTGCTCGCCGCCGCCGGCGTGCAGGTGGACGTGTACGACGCCATGCCCTCGGTGGGGCGCAAGTTCCTCATGGCCGGCAAGGGCGGCATGAACATCACCCACTCCGAATCGCTGGAACGCTTCATCGATCGCTACGGCGCCCGCCGTGAATACCTTGCGCCCCTGCTGGCCCGGTTCGGCCCGGACGCGCTGCGGGCGTGGATCCACGACCTCGGCATCGCCACCTTCGTCGGCAGCTCCGGGCGGGTGTTCCCCGCCGACATGAAGGCGGCGCCGCTGCTGCGCGCCTGGTTGCACCGCTTGCGCAGTGCCGGCGTGCGCTTTCATGTGCGCCACCGCTGGTTGGGGTGGGACGCGGCAGGTGCCCTGCGTTTTGCCTCACCTTCAGGGGAGGTTGTGGGACGGCCGGCCGCCACAGTGCTGGCGCTGGGGGGCGGCAGCTGGGCGCGGCTCGGCTCCGATGGCGCCTGGGTTCCGCTGCTGCAGGGACGCGGCATCGCGGTTGCTCCCCTGCGGCCCTCCAATTGCGGTTTCGAGGTGGCCTGGAGCGAGCACCTGCGCACGCGCCATGCCGGACAGCCGGTGAAACCGGTGGTGGTCAGCTTTGCCGGTGAGCGCCGCCAGGGTGAATTGATGGTGACGGAATACGGCGTGGAGGGCGGCGTGGTGTATGCCCTGTCGGCGCCCTTGCGCGAGGCCATTGCCGCGGAGGGGCGGGCGGTGCCGCTGCTCGATCTGGTGCCCGGGCGGGAACAGGCGCGCCTGGCGGCCGATCTGGCACGGCCGCGCGGACGCGACAGTCTCGCCAAGCACCTGCGCCGCCATGCCGGTATCGACGGGGTGAAGGCCGGCCTGTTGCGTGAGTTGGTCCCGGTGGAGGTACTGCGCGATCCGGCGCGGCTGGCGGCGGCGCTCAAGGCCCTGCCACTGCCGCTACGGGCGACACGCCCGCTCGATGAGGCCATTAGTAGTGCCGGGGGCGTGCGTTTCGAGGCACTGGATGAGCACTTGATGTTGCGCGGGCTGCCGGGGGTGTTTTGTGCCGGCGAGATGCTGGATTGGGAGGCGCCGACCGGTGGCTATCTGCTGACCGCCTGTTTCGCCAGCGGGCGGGCGGCCGGGGAGGGGGTAAGGGACTGGCTGGTACGTCGCCGAGGCAAGGGCCGTCCGGCCCTTGCCTCGGCGCGGGGGATCAGTATGCCTTGA